From a region of the Sphingopyxis sp. YR583 genome:
- a CDS encoding GNAT family N-acetyltransferase: MDAEVVDNVEKRCFELDLPDGSTAAAFYRIDGEGRLVLIHTEVPSEFWGMGIASQLAEGAFHLMRQTGRRAILRCQFMVNFFGRHPEFADVVAG, from the coding sequence ATGGACGCCGAAGTTGTCGACAATGTCGAAAAACGCTGTTTCGAACTCGACCTGCCCGACGGTTCGACCGCCGCCGCATTTTACCGCATCGACGGGGAGGGTCGGCTGGTCCTGATCCATACCGAAGTGCCGTCGGAATTCTGGGGCATGGGTATTGCCTCGCAGCTCGCGGAAGGCGCGTTTCATCTGATGCGGCAGACGGGCCGCAGGGCGATCCTGCGCTGCCAGTTCATGGTCAATTTCTTTGGCCGCCATCCCGAATTCGCCGACGTCGTCGCCGGCTAG
- a CDS encoding MocR-like pyridoxine biosynthesis transcription factor PdxR, producing the protein MTAPWDAGRVSFQIDRSHATPITAQIAATLRAAIMDGRLRPGTRLPSWLDMASQLGVARGTVKAAYESLADELLVFSAGAAGTRVAERDAPKLVEAKQIDIPRPLQNLERGFSLRPLPFQLGVPAQDAFPAKLWARLRTRAVRANAMAPVGPADPRGEPELRAQIAAQLAITRGISCHPDQIILTSGYKNGLCLTLMALGVQGRAAWVEDPCYPVSRMALEIAGLKPVPIPVDAKGIRVDMGVRAAPDAALAIVTPGQQAPTGVTLSPERRAALLAWAEREKAWIIEDDYLSELQLGGRAAPAMAAQDPGGRVIHIGTFGKTISPALGLGFVVAPLALAARFGEVAGCLNPAPNVTTQLALTDFLADGHFLRHLRHMKGLYRERRDALHARLDPGIAVDAFAGLAVIIHLPRGYDDVTLAKRALELGIAPAPLSIWYANPAEAQSGLLLCVTNLREQVLGKACDALAALIDEGAATPISARAA; encoded by the coding sequence ATGACTGCACCATGGGATGCCGGGCGGGTCTCCTTCCAGATCGACCGCTCGCATGCGACACCCATTACCGCGCAGATCGCCGCGACCCTGCGCGCAGCGATCATGGACGGACGGCTCCGGCCCGGGACGCGGCTACCGTCGTGGCTCGACATGGCATCGCAGCTCGGTGTCGCCCGCGGGACGGTAAAGGCCGCCTATGAATCGCTGGCCGATGAACTGCTGGTCTTCTCGGCCGGCGCCGCCGGGACGCGTGTCGCCGAACGGGACGCGCCGAAACTGGTGGAAGCGAAGCAGATCGACATTCCGCGGCCGCTGCAAAATCTCGAACGCGGCTTTTCGCTGCGCCCCTTGCCGTTCCAGCTGGGGGTTCCGGCGCAGGACGCCTTTCCTGCAAAGCTCTGGGCCCGCCTACGCACCCGCGCAGTCCGCGCCAATGCCATGGCCCCTGTCGGCCCGGCCGATCCGCGGGGCGAGCCCGAACTGCGCGCCCAGATTGCGGCGCAACTTGCGATCACGCGCGGCATCTCCTGCCATCCCGACCAGATCATCCTCACCTCAGGTTACAAGAACGGGCTCTGCCTGACCCTGATGGCGCTCGGCGTGCAAGGTCGCGCCGCATGGGTCGAAGATCCCTGCTATCCCGTATCGCGCATGGCGCTGGAAATTGCCGGGCTGAAACCCGTGCCCATTCCCGTCGATGCCAAAGGCATTCGCGTCGACATGGGCGTTCGCGCCGCCCCCGACGCGGCACTGGCGATTGTCACGCCGGGTCAACAAGCACCCACAGGCGTCACCCTCTCCCCCGAACGCCGTGCGGCGCTGCTCGCCTGGGCGGAACGCGAGAAGGCGTGGATCATCGAAGATGATTATCTCAGCGAACTCCAGCTCGGCGGCCGCGCTGCTCCGGCGATGGCGGCGCAGGATCCCGGCGGACGTGTGATCCACATCGGCACGTTCGGCAAAACCATCAGCCCCGCGCTCGGCCTCGGCTTCGTCGTCGCGCCGCTCGCACTGGCCGCGCGGTTCGGCGAGGTTGCGGGCTGCCTCAACCCCGCACCCAATGTGACGACACAGCTCGCGCTCACCGACTTCCTCGCCGACGGCCATTTCCTGCGCCACCTGCGCCATATGAAGGGGCTGTATCGCGAGCGGCGCGATGCACTTCACGCGCGGCTCGATCCGGGCATTGCCGTCGACGCCTTCGCCGGGCTGGCGGTGATCATACATTTGCCGCGGGGCTACGACGATGTCACGCTGGCGAAGCGCGCACTGGAACTGGGCATCGCACCAGCGCCCCTGTCGATCTGGTACGCCAACCCCGCCGAAGCGCAGTCCGGGCTGCTGCTGTGCGTCACCAATTTACGCGAGCAGGTGCTGGGCAAGGCATGCGACGCGCTTGCGGCGTTGATCGACGAAGGCGCCGCGACGCCGATTTCGGCGCGGGCCGCGTGA
- a CDS encoding FMN-dependent NADH-azoreductase, which produces MKLLHVDASPKQASSSSRTLSRFFVDQLRAYSPSLSVDYLDLAAEAPPAMTEIFARATYTSPEERTPQMRAELAVSDALCARLLSADALLFAMPMHNWTMPAAFKAFVDMIVRGGLTYVATDDGRYVGTLGGRKTLFLTTRGVDLRPGTPFAAMDALTPALRAAFGFIGVTDPVFVDAQPMQFAHEVERAAAMRRAKAELSLHAKAWSETEPRAALSRAG; this is translated from the coding sequence TTGAAACTGCTGCATGTCGATGCGAGCCCCAAGCAAGCCAGCTCCAGTTCGCGCACGCTATCCCGCTTTTTCGTCGACCAGCTTCGCGCGTATTCGCCCTCGCTGTCGGTCGATTATCTCGATCTGGCGGCCGAGGCTCCGCCCGCGATGACCGAAATCTTCGCGCGCGCGACCTACACGTCCCCCGAAGAGCGAACCCCGCAGATGCGTGCAGAGCTGGCCGTGTCGGACGCGCTATGCGCGCGTCTGCTGAGCGCCGACGCGCTGCTCTTCGCGATGCCGATGCACAACTGGACGATGCCCGCGGCGTTCAAGGCGTTCGTCGATATGATCGTGCGCGGCGGCCTGACCTATGTGGCGACAGACGATGGGCGGTATGTCGGCACGCTCGGCGGCAGGAAGACCTTGTTCCTGACGACGCGCGGCGTCGATCTGCGGCCCGGAACACCCTTTGCGGCGATGGACGCGCTAACGCCTGCGCTTCGTGCGGCGTTCGGCTTCATCGGCGTCACCGATCCCGTTTTCGTCGACGCGCAGCCGATGCAGTTCGCACACGAGGTCGAGCGGGCGGCGGCGATGCGACGGGCGAAAGCAGAGCTTTCGCTGCATGCAAAGGCGTGGAGCGAAACCGAGCCGCGCGCAGCGCTGTCCAGGGCGGGTTAG